A portion of the Edaphobacter bradus genome contains these proteins:
- the ftsA gene encoding cell division protein FtsA — MKTQKPDNLITVLDAGSTKSCVLVAELQDGVLRYRGHGVEPSRGMRKGLIAELGPAAEAINRAALTAERTTKAAIETAVVGVGGSHVRGVNSRGGISLGSRMREITREEVRAAVDRARSVALPPDREVLHLLPQEFILDDQPGIHDPIGMVGNKLEVNLHLSTCSGGVAQSVITCANRAGLEVIDTVYEGIASAESVLSADERELGVCIADIGSSTTELAVFFEGSVAHTAVLPIGGDHFTNDLAVGLHVTVEEAEELKKTYGHCVVTAIPQLNEIEVGGNLAISGGQPARMVRQRFLAEILEPRARELFTMLRDNLRQGGVLEALGAGCVVTGGGALMSGLLDNAESLLRVPARVGYPVPLSRMPQELARPEFSTAIGMLLYTHRTQVRKASEEQGLRAKLKSIFAGSF; from the coding sequence ATGAAGACACAGAAGCCGGACAATCTCATCACGGTGCTGGACGCCGGAAGTACAAAAAGCTGCGTGCTCGTCGCCGAGCTTCAGGATGGCGTGCTGCGGTACCGCGGCCACGGCGTGGAGCCCTCGCGTGGCATGCGCAAAGGCTTGATCGCAGAGCTTGGGCCGGCGGCTGAGGCGATCAACCGCGCGGCGCTGACGGCCGAGCGAACGACGAAGGCAGCAATCGAGACTGCAGTTGTTGGTGTTGGTGGGTCACATGTGCGCGGGGTCAACTCGCGCGGCGGCATCAGCCTGGGCAGCCGGATGCGGGAGATCACGCGCGAGGAGGTTCGAGCCGCCGTAGACAGAGCGCGCAGCGTGGCCCTGCCTCCAGATCGCGAGGTGCTGCACCTGCTGCCGCAGGAGTTCATCCTGGACGATCAGCCGGGGATTCATGATCCGATCGGCATGGTAGGGAACAAGCTCGAGGTGAACCTGCACCTTTCGACCTGCTCCGGGGGCGTCGCACAGAGCGTGATTACGTGCGCCAATCGTGCCGGGCTCGAGGTGATCGATACGGTGTACGAAGGCATCGCCTCGGCGGAGTCGGTTCTTTCGGCCGACGAGCGCGAACTGGGCGTCTGCATCGCGGACATCGGTTCGAGCACCACGGAGCTGGCAGTGTTCTTTGAGGGATCGGTCGCGCATACGGCGGTGCTGCCGATCGGCGGCGACCACTTCACGAACGATCTTGCCGTTGGACTGCATGTCACCGTCGAAGAGGCCGAGGAGTTGAAGAAGACTTACGGGCATTGCGTGGTGACGGCGATTCCTCAGTTGAATGAGATTGAGGTGGGGGGCAACCTTGCCATCTCAGGCGGCCAGCCGGCGCGCATGGTGCGGCAGAGATTTCTTGCCGAGATTCTGGAGCCGAGAGCGCGCGAGCTGTTCACGATGCTCCGTGATAATCTGCGGCAGGGCGGAGTGCTGGAGGCCCTGGGAGCTGGATGCGTCGTGACAGGCGGAGGCGCGCTGATGTCTGGTCTGTTGGATAACGCAGAGAGTCTGCTGCGCGTCCCTGCGCGAGTTGGGTACCCGGTGCCGTTGTCGCGGATGCCGCAGGAGTTGGCTAGGCCGGAGTTCTCGACGGCGATCGGGATGCTTCTCTATACTCATCGGACGCAGGTGCGGAAGGCGAGCGAAGAGCAGGGCTTGCGGGCCAAGTTGAAGTCGATCTTTGCAGGAAGTTTTTGA